One Streptomyces fagopyri DNA window includes the following coding sequences:
- the qcrB gene encoding cytochrome bc1 complex cytochrome b subunit, with protein MTDTGSASGRASSGERLADWFDGRVGLHTLGRRYLRKVFPDHWSFLLGEICLYSFVVLVLTGVYLTLFFHPSMNEVTYHGGYVPLNGIRMSEAYASTLDISFDVRGGLLIRQIHHWAALIFLAAMLTHMMRHFFTGSFRKPRELNWVFGWTLLLLGMFEGLFGYSLPDDLLSGTGLRFVDGALLSVPVVGTYLSFFLFGGEFPGHDIVSRFYALHVLLIPGIMAALVVAHLILVVYHKHTQFAGPGRTERNVVGTPFLPVYLAKAGGFLFLVSGVITLVAAVASVNPVWAYGPYRADQVSTGAQPDWYLGFAEGLVRVMPGWEVDVAGHTLVLGVLVPVVVFPLLLVAIGVYPFVEARFTGDRREHHLLDRPRNRPVRTAIGAAWISLYLILLAGGGNDIVATRLHLSINSVTWAVRVCLFVVPVLAFVVTRRLCLGLRERDRELVAHGRATGVITRLPHGEYVEVHRPLGPAELHTLTEHEHRGRSDGRDLQPADAQRAVGGSGVSAGQEDPQP; from the coding sequence ATGACGGACACCGGGAGCGCGTCGGGGAGGGCGTCCTCGGGCGAGCGCCTCGCCGACTGGTTCGACGGCCGTGTCGGCCTCCACACCCTCGGCAGGCGGTATCTGCGCAAGGTCTTCCCGGACCACTGGTCCTTCCTGCTCGGCGAGATCTGCCTGTACAGCTTCGTGGTGCTGGTCCTCACCGGCGTGTACCTGACGCTGTTCTTCCATCCCTCCATGAACGAGGTGACCTACCACGGCGGTTACGTCCCGCTGAACGGCATCCGCATGTCGGAGGCGTACGCGTCCACCCTCGACATCAGTTTCGACGTGCGCGGCGGGCTGCTGATCCGGCAGATCCACCACTGGGCCGCGCTGATCTTCCTGGCGGCGATGCTGACGCACATGATGCGGCACTTCTTCACGGGGTCCTTCCGCAAACCCCGTGAGCTGAACTGGGTGTTCGGCTGGACACTCCTGCTCCTCGGCATGTTCGAGGGCCTGTTCGGCTACTCGCTGCCGGACGACCTGCTGTCCGGCACGGGGCTGCGGTTCGTGGACGGCGCGCTGCTGTCGGTGCCGGTCGTCGGCACGTATCTGTCGTTCTTCCTGTTCGGCGGGGAGTTCCCCGGCCACGACATCGTGTCCCGCTTCTACGCGCTGCACGTTCTGCTGATCCCGGGGATCATGGCGGCGCTCGTCGTCGCGCATCTGATCCTCGTCGTGTACCACAAGCACACCCAGTTCGCGGGACCGGGAAGGACCGAACGCAACGTGGTGGGGACGCCGTTCCTGCCGGTGTACCTGGCGAAGGCGGGGGGTTTCCTCTTCCTGGTGTCCGGCGTGATCACGCTGGTCGCGGCGGTCGCGAGCGTCAACCCGGTCTGGGCATACGGCCCCTACCGCGCCGACCAGGTGTCGACGGGCGCCCAGCCCGACTGGTACCTGGGCTTCGCCGAGGGCCTGGTCCGTGTCATGCCGGGCTGGGAGGTCGATGTCGCGGGGCACACGCTGGTGCTCGGTGTGCTCGTCCCCGTCGTGGTCTTCCCGCTGCTCCTGGTCGCCATCGGCGTCTACCCGTTCGTGGAGGCCCGGTTCACGGGGGACCGGCGTGAGCACCATCTCCTGGACCGTCCGCGCAACCGGCCGGTGCGTACGGCGATCGGGGCGGCGTGGATCAGCCTGTACCTGATCCTGCTGGCGGGCGGTGGCAACGACATCGTGGCGACCCGTCTGCATCTGTCCATCAACAGCGTGACCTGGGCCGTGCGGGTCTGCCTGTTCGTCGTCCCGGTCCTCGCCTTCGTGGTGACGCGCCGCCTCTGTCTGGGGCTGCGGGAGCGGGACCGCGAGCTGGTGGCGCACGGCCGTGCGACCGGCGTGATCACACGCCTGCCGCACGGCGAGTACGTCGAGGTCCACCGTCCGCTCGGCCCGGCCGAACTCCACACGCTGACCGAGCACGAGCATCGCGGGCGGTCAGACGGCCGGGACCTCCAGCCGGCTGATGCGCAGCGCGCCGTCGGCGGCTCCGGGGTGTCCGCTGGTCAGGAGGATCCGCAGCCGTGA